One window from the genome of Hydra vulgaris chromosome 02, alternate assembly HydraT2T_AEP encodes:
- the LOC136075967 gene encoding tigger transposable element-derived protein 1-like encodes MANKKAWVTTAIFTEWFDKCIVPEVKKYMKEKRLEFKILIILDNAPGHANLEYLNIELAFFPSNTTGLIQLLDQGIISTFKNAHPIMHLSDSHNDYLLAPEHQIFQNKDLVKISTRKADNLASKRAASCTPELIDRYFECVAKQYKQTDITSGSHIWNCDETDFWVIKAKQP; translated from the exons ATGGCAAACAAGAAGGCCTGGGTGACAACTGCTATTTTCACTGAATGGTTCGATAAATGCATTGTACCAGAAGTCAAAAAATACATGAAAGAGAAGCGTCTCGAATTTAAAATCCTAATAATTCTTGATAATGCACCTGGTCATGCAAATTTAGAATATCTAAACATAGAACTAGCTTTTTTCCCTTCAAATACAACCGGCCTTATTCAACTATTAGATCAGGGAATTATTTCCACCTTTAAGAA tgcaCATCCAATAATGCACCTGAGTGACAGTCATAATGACTATCTACTTGCTCCTGAACATCAAATTTTCCAGAATAAAGATTTAGTGA AAATTTCAACAAGAAAAGCGGATAACTTAGCATCTAAAAGAGCCGCTTCTTGTACGCCAGAATTAATTGATCGTTATTTTGAATGCGTTGCCAAGCAATATAAACAAACTGATATAACTTCTGGGTCGCATATTTGGAATTGTGATGAAACAGATTTTTGGGTGATTAAGGCAAAGCAACCGTAG